The segment caaaaataattatctgaaggagcgtcagctaagaaatagttccatttctctttttcatatctaatgctctattcagtttttttttctaattcagatatattgcaaaattgaagccaagcaaactaatagtaaaattttgagatcaacaattttgttgtagatatcctttttcttcaaaagcgaaaatttaataataatttttctgaactcttgtttttcaaagatgctaacttttgaatgcatggtattaatatcaaaatatcaaaaaatctgctatgaacaaatactttatattgtcaattcaaaacaagtttcgtatgtggctctgaatcccgaaagttaaggccgtctgtagacccgttagagggttaatttctaattttctatacatattcattcaagtttgtaaaaattatcttttgtgtttacattatttttctataaatattataaaactaaataaggtgttcatcaagtaatataaatgacgcttacatgcttaaatttacgcacccaaggaaagaaaatataattattctacacaatacgttgtaaattttactggcaaataaggattttgaggaatacggaacggatatttaaaaatatagtctaatatagcatctatacatctacaattaagttcctgagaaattaaataatgattattgtggcagtagaaaggctaggtcacgccgctaggtggattaattcgggtttttcattaaattaatgcttatatgttacttaaatatgttttaaatactattttttcacatttctttatgtaactttcaaactacaagtccaatcgtcatgaaatttggaagttaagggtttgcaaggctcctctttcatatgcaatcaattttgttcaaatcggttaagagacctatgagataatgaagtcacatatttttcgtatttttatacataacttttgaactaaaagtccgatcagtatgaaattcaatagcgaccaatgggacacctagacctttcatttgacactaagaacattaaaatcggtccagccatctccgagaaaagtgagtgagattaaaagcgtcacatacacacacacacacatacacacacacacacacacacacacacacacacacacatacatacacacacacagaaaatgctcagttttcgaaactgagtcgaatggtatataacattcggcccgcaggaccttctttccatttccggttttccaagtgatttctatacctttatactatatatttatatagtagaaaggcaaaacattagGTAGTTACATGTCAaacatgtccggatttaaaaacatggttttaaatccggacagcgtaattatttataaaaatacactttatttcaccACATTGACCAATGACACCGTCTCCATTAACTAAAACTGACCTTCTTTGTTGATACTAAGCCTAAGAAGTTGGTTGCTTCGTAATAATAAGttcccaaaaccttaaatcgcgaaagcactactttttagtaatctgaaaaaactcgcagaaaaaagacagtatttgacaccaacgttacgtttggatttatttaagttatttcgcgcagcctacttaaccaccgattatgtttaaacgatcttatatatatttgcaaagtaatccacATAGCTTCACCTTATTAATGTGTTTATGTTATTGCTTAATAAGaataaattagtgaaggtgttcggatattggtaccgtccggattttgatgcagcatggtacatATGAATattaaattggaattcaaaaatTACGGTGGAAATCGCAACAAAGCTCTGACTATGATAGAAGAAATATGCtcgaaagtttcgaaaaattatttgttaaataaaccaacaatttgcgtaaaaaacaacatgcaaaatttcaaatcaataatGGGCGAATGCACAAAGGCGAAAAAAAGCATTTGAGGGCGTTTAACAGAACAATCATAGATTTCGGTGACAATGGAAATATAGTTGGTGATATAATGATTCTGTTCTCAAAATGTTTTGCTTGTCATTAGATAGTTATCTGCAGTAGACGGAATTAGGCGTTATCTCACACCATCGAGtcaacttttacaaaaaataaaatgactCCCAGCACAACTGTTGGGCACTGGGAGTTGaaacattaacattttccacatgttttaacgtatatttggcaataaatttGACGATTTCGAAAAGACtgccatttctaactaatggtttGGCACAGTTGTAAGAAACAGACGTTCTATGAAAATCCGGTAGTCAATAAACCATTCCTTCAAAAGATAAACCTCTCAAGAAACGTACAAAACTTAACCTACACTTTGAGTACATCCACTTACAATTTACGTCATTTAATTCAACTGGTgacagtacgaagtttgccgggtcagttAGTATTTTAATATAATGttatattaggccattgcaaataatttcaaacgttttttccaccccccttggaaattggcttgaaaaatcgaggggcaaaaaaaaaatttgtaggatatgagttaatttttttcttcataaaatcaattatctgtgggttctacagcctgaaaactcgaaaaatgagtgtacgagttgagttaatgcctctagcacgaaacagaaatgaaaattctaacaacggaatttccgaaaatcggccgaaaaatttttctttcgtttttgtcttttttcgtagattttctcatggaaaataataacgtatatattagaagcaagaataaactttaagtaaaaatgcctcaaatcaattattttttttgctcgattaaaaaaaatctctttgtttttttttcgcccccccccctcttcagtggcccaacaccggaaggacaaaaactttataaaatatttgtaatggccttacatGTTATATACctaatataatattttttttattttttgattaacGACCGAAAAAGTTTAGTAAATTTGAAATCATTTGAAGAAAATAGATCTTGTAGATTATAAAAGAGTTTCCAGAGCCAGACATTATctattgaaaataaatagagtaaggaggggtaaaagttcgattcaataatttatcagtgcagattcccagtaaattgactacattggcatggatgggtgactacttagACAActtgaatctatcgtaaacatttgttgtttacgaagcatagttgctgagttatgagtAATTGTTATTTTAGAGGGGTTTTGATATATTtccttatacggcaaatacgatatcaacaggaggatattacttgtcgaAAAATTGTACCAGCTTTTATGTCACTCacatatttcttttaaaaatgcggtgagaacaatttataaaatatatctcgtttttgcataatttgatcaaaccccgtcaagcgcctagcggggcaaaagtgcgattcactgacggggcaaaagtgcgattcatggacgaagcCAAAATgcataagtaattatataccggTTTAGGCACTGCGTTACAGATACTACAcatggaagatctgcaggatACTGtttgctctacagatgctggccgaagcAAAACAGTGTCATCCGCTGGTGACCTGGtgtaacaaaaaacaaacgtttggtaaagtttctATCTGGCGGAGGTTGCAGTACATCAgcggaaaataaaaatcagagaggttgtgtacaagaaacgaccgcatataggtgacgcaggactacgtaagtctctttgtagtgatagtagcatgtatccatgcatgtaataaaacgattcttcatgtatacatgctacatgcagcatatataggggttgttgagactgcaggttgagaatattcaattattttcgaatgaatgctaatagcgcctcaaatcttacttcaacatcaaatactatttagttagacatatatgtatttatgaatttgatttaatgatatcaaaaaatgttaaaaatgttatgttaaaatggtttggttgtgctgcaggttgagaaatccaaatttttgcaagtcgataattttttttacagtGTTTTATTCATTCTCGTGATCGAAAGCTACtaaataagttaaagttgtttgcaaaatgttttgtaccttactgcgttatactgagttgacagtcaaataaacattagcatcacAACGGGTCCCTCCtgtcttgtcttgtccatcattttcgaaagaaattaatctaaatgtaatgcttgactatggaaactatgtaaagaattgccagcaactaactgatgcaaagcagcaaaagaaACGTTCAAGACTATTCTCGGAAGAGAGTCgacgctgattttcctcgctttgagaattctgCGTCATGTCACATGCAAGATaacagtttcgaacaaattcttgcagtacctataaGGATACagtctggcaaaaggaaaggatgaccgctcacttttcgatgacgtttcatcttcaggacatcaatttggactaatttcaatcttaaatgttaaaggcggTTGCAAAAAAGGAGTGCTTTTATACTTTaagaatgcttcattattttcagtttttcaatagtgtacacttacgtaataatagcgttcttcatttgagccaatttttagaagatgttccgatcgattggtgcaaaaatattgacaatcgatcaggaaaccgctaagctattagcgttcaaaacctgaccacttttcgagaaagattttttttttttttcaaattgcaagttgagaatatttctttttgaaacttatcgcagattgaagatattatggttttgttagctactgcagTGCCAATTTCATAGATtaaagcttcgcacttttgccctgcggtattcgcacttCTTCCCCAGATTTATAGAATGTGAAGATATAgagttattgcatcaatataaaatatattttacggTTGTGCTTCTTCATatctcataaaaattgatgacaacttcaaacgtcgcacttatgccccgccctattCTACACCAGATCACATCATCTGTCAAGTGCGAACCTGACCCGGTCTGACACTGGGCAGCACTACAGGTGATTTGCCGTTTTTAATCAACTGGGGAGGCACCAACATTCCTTTCTTCCTCACAACTCAGAGACACGCGTACAATACATGTTTGGTTGTAGACGAAGCCTATATTTCTTCAGAAAAGTCCGTAATCAACCAATATTTTGTCGAAATTCTTGTTTATATTCTTCCGTTTTGGGTAAAGAATCTGGAAACCAGACCAAACATCAATAATTCTAACACAAATTTGGCGGTAAATATTGTGACTTACACAGTGTAGCTTTTTCTACGCGCAGTGCGCCACGCGCACTGTTGTAGAGTAACGTTAGAACTGTACGTAGTACTCATATTTTTATGTGTTCGCGCGAAAATGACGTAATCACCCGGCTTTGGCCAACTTTCAGTGGTGGGAATGTTTACTAAAACGACACTGTGAAACAGTCTGCGAGTGTCTCTCGGTCGGTGTGGTCAGACACTGAACGAAACAATCCTTCCTATCTTgtagaaagaaaataaaaaaaaactagataAGTATATTTAAACATATGCGATTACCTCCTATAAGAGTAAACTGACTGTTTGCGTGCCGGGCAGACATTGTGGCGCTCAACTGCCAGGTGAAGCAAGCGGAACAATCAACATGGTGGCAATCGATTTGTTTACAGCGATAGCCATCGGTGCAATACTCGTGCTGTGCTATCATTACATAGCTCAGAAATATCTCTATTTTCTGACAAAACCGGTGCCATGTCTAAAACCAACCTTTCTGCTGGGGAATTTTGGCCCTTTACTGTTTCGACGAAGGGATGTTGTATCCCATATGAATATCCTGTACAACGCATTCCCCGATGCCAAGTAAGAATGATATggtagaaattattttttttacttaaCCATGCCCCTCACAGAATTACAGGATTCCAAGACATGGTTGGTGCAGTCTACCTTTTACGCGACCCGGAAATGATCACGAAAATGTGCGTAAaggattttgaatttttcatcGATCGTACCCCAGTGCTGCCGATTGATCAAAACAACGACTACAGTTTATTTGCTAACTCGCTGTTCGCGATGCGTGGCCAGAAGTGGCGTGAAATGCGAGCCACGCTGAGTCCGGTCTTTACCGGAAGTAAGATGAGACAGATGTTCCAGCTGGTGGCGGCGACGGCACAATCGTTGACCGCGTTTATGGCTGCCGAAGCTCGCAGAGGGGTCAGGCTAGAGTACGAAATGAAGGACATGTTTTCGCGATTCGCCAACGATGTCATCGCTACGGTTGCTTTCGGAATGGAAATGGATTCGGTGAAGAATCGCGACAACGAGTTCTTCCTGACCGGTAGGAAGTTGACCAATTTTTCTTCCGTTCCGATTATAGGGAAATTCTTGGTCATGCAATGCCTACCGTCGTTGGCAAACAAACTAAAGTTTGACTTGTTTGATGAAAAATCGACGGAATATTTCAAGTCTATCATTGTGGACAATATGAGACAAAGAAAGGATCAGGGAATCGTGCGGAACGATATGATTCAGATGTTAATGGAGGTACGGCGAGGTACTTTGAAACACCTACAGGAAGAGATGGACTCAAAGGATGCAGGTTTTGCAACGGTGCAAGAATCCAGTGTAGGAAAATCTTCACACTCTCGGGTCTGGTCGGAGAATGAGCTGATCGCTCagtgtttcctgtttttcttcgcTGGCTTTGAAACGACCTCTACTTGTATGACGTTTTTAGCCTACGAGATCTTGGCGAATCCGGAAGTTCAACAGCGTTTGTTCGAGGAAATTCACAAAACGGATAAATCGCTCAACGGAGAGCCACTCACGTACGAAGTACTGCAGAAAATGTCGTACATGGACATGGTGGTTTCGGAGGCACTTCGCAAGTGGCCAGCGAATTTGCACGTTGAACGTTACTGCACCAAAGAGTATCAATACGACGACGGAGCTGGCATGCGGTTTGTGATTGAGAAAGGACGATCCATTCTCATTCCAGCCATCGCAATCCAATGGGACTCGAAGTATTATCCGAACCCGGAACGGTTCGTTCCGGAGCGATTCAGCGAGGAAAACCGATCGTCCATTAATCCTGCTACGTATTTGCCGTTCGGAATCGGTCCACGAAACTGCATCGGATCGCGATTGGCCCTGATGGAGGTTAAAGTAATGATTTACTACTTGCTGAGGGACTTCAGCTTGCAGCCGACCGAAAAATCGCAGATTCCGATTCGGATTTCTAAGAAGGCATTTACCCTGCAATCGGAAAAGGGAGTTTGGCTGGAGTTTCAACCAAGAAAACATTGAAGAATTTTTCGCAATTGTtgataattttattttctattgtACTATATTAACAAAGCTAATAACATATTATTTGGTAGATGGCAATATGTAATTGAttgtaaataaaatacaaaacaagCGAAGGTCTAACATTTTTTTCAAGGGTTGGGCATTGTTTGAAGTCAAACCTTTGTAATTTATAGCAGTGCCAACGATAAAAGCTTTGGATTATCGTTCTCTGCCTTATCAGCATAATGATTACAGTGTGAAATGGTGTATGTTGTCGTGttttaatgaaacaaaaatgcgATTATTTACGCAACTTCAAACCGACCACCACCTCACGTTCGCTGTTGGTTGCGGCAAACCCTCGGGCAAGCCGCATCGGAACCGGTGTTCCGGCAGTACGTTCCAGGCTGAAATTCAGCAGCAAATGGTACACAATCGATTTTACCTCCGTCAGGGCAAGCCGCGAACCGATGCAGTTCCTTGGGCCGGCACCGAACGGAAGATACGCACCCGTGTTAAGGTTGTGCCTATTTTCTTCGGCGAATCGCTCCGGGTCGTACCTTTCCGGCTGGGGATAGTATTTTGGATCACGGTGAAGAGCATGTACCGGAATCCAAACGGCGGTTCCCTTGTCGATGGTGAACCGTAGTGGATCCTCGTCAACTTGATAATCGCGAACGCACAGTCGGTCGATCATCGGTATTGGTGGCCACAGGCGGAGACTTTCCGAGACACACATATCCATGAATTTCATACTCTGAAGCGTTTCGTAATCTATTGACTTCCCACTAAGGCGTTGATGAGT is part of the Sabethes cyaneus chromosome 2, idSabCyanKW18_F2, whole genome shotgun sequence genome and harbors:
- the LOC128733723 gene encoding probable cytochrome P450 9f2, translated to MVAIDLFTAIAIGAILVLCYHYIAQKYLYFLTKPVPCLKPTFLLGNFGPLLFRRRDVVSHMNILYNAFPDAKITGFQDMVGAVYLLRDPEMITKMCVKDFEFFIDRTPVLPIDQNNDYSLFANSLFAMRGQKWREMRATLSPVFTGSKMRQMFQLVAATAQSLTAFMAAEARRGVRLEYEMKDMFSRFANDVIATVAFGMEMDSVKNRDNEFFLTGRKLTNFSSVPIIGKFLVMQCLPSLANKLKFDLFDEKSTEYFKSIIVDNMRQRKDQGIVRNDMIQMLMEVRRGTLKHLQEEMDSKDAGFATVQESSVGKSSHSRVWSENELIAQCFLFFFAGFETTSTCMTFLAYEILANPEVQQRLFEEIHKTDKSLNGEPLTYEVLQKMSYMDMVVSEALRKWPANLHVERYCTKEYQYDDGAGMRFVIEKGRSILIPAIAIQWDSKYYPNPERFVPERFSEENRSSINPATYLPFGIGPRNCIGSRLALMEVKVMIYYLLRDFSLQPTEKSQIPIRISKKAFTLQSEKGVWLEFQPRKH